DNA sequence from the Schlegelella aquatica genome:
AACCCGCCGCCCGGCCGCAGCCTCCCTATGACCCTTGCAAGCTCTGCGCCCCTGCCGCCCACCCCCCACGTCTTGAGCAAGACGGTCGTGTCCCCTCACCTCGCACTGCCGTTTCGCCTCAGAGCCGCCCACGCCGGCGCGACGCGGCGGCCCCTGTTGCTCCTTCTGCACGGCGCCGGGGGGGACGAGTCCAGCCTGGCCCCGCTCGTGCCTTTGCTGCCCCCGGACGTCGGGGTGGCGCTGGTGCGCGCGCCCCTCGCGGCCGCGCAAGGAGGCTATGCCTGGTACACCCTGCGGGAAACCGCCCTCGGCCTGCGGCCCGACACCGACCAGGCCGAGGCGGCCCGGCAACTCCTGCTGCGCTTCATCGACCAACTGCGGCAGGTGCACCCCTTCGACCCCCGGCAGCTCTACGTGGCCGGGTTCAGCCAGGGGGCGGTCATCGCGGCGAGCGTCGGCCTCACACGGCCCGACAAGGTCGCGGCCATCGGCATGCTGAGCGGACGCATCCTCTCGCAAGTGAAGTGGCAGCTCGCCCCCACCGACCAGCTCGCGCGTCTGCACGCCTTCCTCGCGCACGGCGGGGCCGACGACGTCATCCCCTGCGAGCATGCGGTGGACACGATGCACACCCTGGCCGAGCACCGTGTGCGGCTGGTCTACCGCGACTACCCGGGCGGGCACGAGATCTCGCACGAGATGGCCCGCGACTTCGCCGCCTGGGTCGCCCAGCGCGCACGCGTGGCGTACGAGCCGCCACGCTGACGCTCCGGCCGGCTCGCCGGCACCCTCGATCCTCGGCGGGGCGACGGGCCCGGGCGAGGGCCGCTGTCTTGCGTTCTTACTTACCCGCATGCCGCTGCGGGCCCCTGCGGCCTCGACGCTCGCGCTTCGCGTCCAGCCCCGCCTTGTCTACTGGGGATGTTCCTCCGCCCGAACGCGGGGACCGCTGGGCACGCCCTCTGCTACTTCAGCTGCAGAGGGATCGGGCCGGGCCGCCGGGGCTCATCTCGCGGCCCCTACTCGACGCGCCGGCCCTGCGGCCCCCTCGTTGTGTGCAACGTTTTCACGGAGGAAAGGAACCAGAAGATGCAAATGAAACACTTGATCGGATGTGTGGTGGCGGCGACCTTCGCCGTCGGGTCTTATGCGCAGGGCGGCGCAGCCGGCACGCCCGACAGCGCGGCCGGGGCCGGCAGCGCCACGATGAGCACCTCGCCGTCCCAGGAGCCCCAATCGGTGCAGGGCTCGCCCTCCTCGGCGACGGGGGGCTCGAGCAGCAGCACGGTGGACCAGTACGACGCCTACTCGAGCCGCACCGGGATGTACGGCGCCGACTACGATTCGATCCACGATGAACCCCGTGGCTCGCAGCTGCCGGGCTCCCTGGGCGAAGGCGAGGCCACCCGGACGCCCGAGATCAAGGGCAACTGACCCCTGAGGAACCCCTGAGTGCCCGCCCGCCGCTGCATTCCTACTGGACGCTCGCGGCGAGGCGGGTGCCTTCCTCGATCGCGCGCTTGGCGTCCAGCTCGGCCGCCACGTGCGCGCCCCCGATGAGGTGCACCGGCACCCCGCCGGCACGCAGGCCGGCTTCGAGTTCCCGCTGAGGCTCCTGCCCCGCGCACAGGACGACATGGTCCACCTCCAGCCAGGTCGGGTCCTCCCGCCGCTCGCCGCGTGAGATGAGCAGGCCCCGGTCGCCGATCTCCTCGTAGTGCACCCCGCCGATCATGCGCACCTGCTTGTGCTTGAGCGAGGTGCGGTGGATCCATCCGGTCGTCTTGCCCAGGCGCGCGCCGAGCTTGCCTTCGGTGCGCTGCAGCAGGTACACCTCGCGCGCCGGCGGGCTGATGCGCGGCATGACGCCTTCGACGCCTCCGCGCGCGGCAGCCGGGTCGGCCACGCCCCATTCGGCCAGCCACGCCTGCAAGTCCAGCGTGCTGGAGTGCCCGTCATGCACGAGGTACTCGGCCACGTCGAACCCGATGCCCCCCGCCCCGACGATGGCCACGCGCCGGCCCACCGGCTTGCGGTGGCGCAGCACGTCGATGTAGCTCAGCACCTTGGGGTGCTGCTGGCCGGGAATGCGGGGGTCGCGGGGCACCACGCCGGTGGCCAGGATCACCTCGTCGTATCCGCGCGCGAGCAGCGACTCGGCCGTCGCGCGCGAGCCCAGATGCACGCGCACGCCGGTGAGCGCGAGGCGCTTGCCGAAGTAGCGCAAGGTCTCGTGGAACTCCTCCTTGCCTGGCACGACCTTGGCCATGTTGAGCTGGCCGCCGATCTCCTCGGCCGCCTCGTACAGGTCCACCTCGTGCCCTCGCTCGGCGAGCACCGTGGCAGCCGCCAGCCCGGCCGGCCCCGCCCCCACCACGGCCAGGCGGCGCTTGCGGCGCACGGGCCCCCACACCAGCTCCGTCTCGCGGCAGGCCCGGGGGTTGACCAGGCACGTCGCCGTCTTGTTGACGAAGATGTGGTCCAGGCAGGCCTGGTTGCAGGCGATGCAGGTGTTGATCTCGTCGGCGCGGCCTTCGGCCGCCTTGCGCACGAACTCGGCATCGGCCAACAGCGGGCGCGCCATCGACACCATGTCGGCGTCGCCGCGCGCGAGGATCGCTTCGGCCACTTCAGGCGTGTTGATGCGATTGGTGGTGACGAGCGGGATGCCGACCTCGCCCTTCATCTTGCGCGTGAGCCAGGTGAAGGCCGCCCGGGGCACGCTGGTGGCGATGGTGGGCACGCGGGCCTCGTGCCATCCGATGCCGGTGTTGATGAGCGTGGCACCGGCCCGCTCGACGGCACGGGCGAGCGCCACCACCTCGTCCCAGGTGCTGCCGCCGGGCACGAGGTCGAGCATCGACAGGCGGAAGATGAGGATGAAGTCCGGCCCGACCGCCTCGCGCGTGCGCTGCACGATCTCCACCGCGAAGCGCATGCGCTTGTCGTAGCTGCCGCCCCACTCGTCGGTACGCTGGTTGGTGCAGGCGGCGAGGAACTGGTTGATGAGGTATCCCTCGGAACCCATGATCTCGACGCCGTCGTAGCCCGCCTCGCGGGCGAGCACGGCCGAGCGCACGAAGGCGTCGATCTGCCGCTGCACGCCGCGGGCGCTCAACTCGCGCGGCCGGAAGGGCGAGATCGGCGCTTTGAGCGGGGACGGCGCCACGGCGAAGGGGTGGTAGGCGTAGCGCCCGGTGTGGAGGATCTGCAGCGCGATCTTGCCGCCCTCGGCATGCACGGCCTGCGTGACCTCGCGGTGACGGCTCACCGCGGCCCGGCTGGACATGCGCCCGGCGAAGGGCTTGACCCAGCCCGCCACGTTGGGTGCGAAGCCGCCGGTGACGATGAGCCCCACCCCGCCGCGGGCGCGCTCGGCGAAGTAGACGGCCAGCTTGTCGAGCCGGCGGCCGTCTTCCAACCCGGTGTGCATGGAGCCCATCAGGACCCGGTTGCGCAAGGTGGTGAAACCGAGGTCGAGCGGCGCGAGCAGGTGGGGGTAAGGCGTGTGGTCGGCAAGCATCGAGGGGGTCTCCTGAAGTCGACCCGCATTATGCGAACCGCCCGCACCGCTGCGGGCGCGGGATTTGCTGGAGCCTGGGCCGTTGCACGCTCCGACCGAGATGCCCTGGCTCAAGCTCCTGCACATCGTCGCGCTCGTGCTGTGGTGCGCGAGCCTGCTCTACCTGGCCGCCGCGTTGGCGGGCAGCGCGCGCCCGGCGCCTGACGCATCGGCCGCACCGCTGCCTCTGCGGGCCCTCTTCACGCTGGCAGCCACGCCCGCCGCGCTGCTCGCGATCGCCTCCGGCACGGCGGTCTTCGTCGCGGACTTCACGCTCGGGGTCTGGCTCGTCGCCAAGCTCACGGCGGTCGCGGGCCTCGTGCTCGTCCACGCCTGGTGCGGCGTGCTCACCATCCGCCTCGAGGGCGGCGGCGACGCCCGTGCGATCCGGCGGGGTGCCGCCTTCGCGGGGTTCGCCGGCATCGGTCTGATTCTGGCCGTCCTGTGGCTCGTGCTCGCCAAGCCCCTGTGACCGCGATGAACACGCGCCGAGCACCGTGTGCAGCCGCCGGGCGCGGCCCTTCATTCGCTGGTGTCCACACCCACCGTGTGCTCGTACACCAGGCGTCCGCCGAGGTAGGCGGCCAATGCGATCAGCACGGCCGTGAGCAAGGACAGGTACAGGCCCCAGGGGCGCACCATGGCGCCCGCGTCGCCCACGCGCAGCAGCCAGTTCATCGTGGCGACGGAGAGCATCATCACCGCGATGATGGCGTGGCACGAGGCGGTGATGAGCCGGCGTATGCGGGCCACGGTGTAGAGGTCGATCAGCCCCGCGATGCTCGCGGCCCAACCGCCCAGGGCGCCCACGCCCGCCAACCACACCCCCGCGCGCGCCCAGAACGGGTCGGCGCTTCGGAGGAAGGCCACATCGACGGCGACGAGCCCGATCAGGGCGGCCACGGGAAAGTGGATCATCATCGGGTGCAACGGGTGCCCCGCGATCGCCGCGCGGCTGGCGATCGGTTCTTCCTGGCGTGGCATCAGCCAGCCCTCCTCATCGGCGGGCGGCCCGTCGCGGCATGGTGCCCGGTGCTCGCCGGCTGCACAGGGCCGGCTTCCATCGTGGACCCGGCCGGGCCGGCGGCGAGGGACATCGCGCAGCTGTGGTGGTGGATGCTCGGGTACGGCTCCATCGTGTGGCTCGTCGTGGTCGCCCTGTGGTGCTATGCGCTCCTGCGAAACAGCCGGCAGCGGGACGAGGCCTCGTCCCGGCGGACGGCGGCGCGCTGGATCTGGGGCGGCGGCGTGCTGCTGCCTTTCGTCAGCATCGCGCTGCTCTTGGCATTCGGCATACCCGCGGGCCGCGTCCCGGCCGACGCCCGCGTGCCGCCCTTGCACGTCGAAGTCACCGGCTACCGCTGGGGTTGGGACGTGCGCTACCCCGCCAGCGGCCGGCAGCTCGCGGGCGAGCTGGTGTTGCCGGTGGGACGCACCGTCGCGGTGGACGTCTCCACGCGCGACGTGATCCACGGGTTCTGGGTGCCGCGCCTCGGGGTCAAGGTCGATGCGATCCCCGGCCGCACGCATCGCGTGCACCTGCGGGCCGACCGGGCGGGCGTCTTCCATGCTCCGTGCGCCGAGTTCTGCGGGCCGGGCCACGCGCACATGAGCCTGCGCGTGCAGGCCCTGCCGGCCGAGGAGTTCGAACGCTGGCTGCACTCGGAAGGCCCGACCGCCGCTCCCGCCTCCACGCCTGCCCCGGCGCCCGCCGCCTCCACCGCCACCGCACCCGTTGCCCGATGACGACGAACCCGCCTGCCCGCGACCCGGCCGACCTGCATGCCGAACTCGAGCGCGTCTGGCGCAACCCCACCGGCTGGCGCGCGCTCACCATCGTGAATCACACCACGGTGGGGCTGCGCTTCATGGTCACGGGGTTCGTGTTCTTTCTCGTGGCCGGCGTGCTCGCGATGCTGATGCGCTCGCAGCTCGCCCTGCCGGGGCAGAGCTTCATGAGCGCCCAGGCCTATCAGCAAGCTTTCACGGCCCACGGCACGATGATGATGTTCCTGTTCGCGGTGCCGATGGTCGAAGGCCTGGCGTGCTACCTGATCCCGAAGATGATCGGCGCACGCGACCTCGTCTTTCCGCGGCTGGGCGCCTTCGGGTACTGGTGCTACCTCTTCGGCGGCGTCATCTTCACGTCGAGCCTGGTGCTCGGCCTCGCGCCCGACTCGGGCTGGTTCATGTACACGCCTCTGTCGAGCCGCACCTACAGCCCCGGCGTGAACGCCGACTTCTGGCTGATCGGCATCACCTTCGTCGAGATCTCCTCGGTCGCAGGGGCTGTGGAGCTGCTCGTCTCGATCCTGCGCACGCGTGCGCCCGGCATGGCGCTGCACCGCATGCCGATCTTCGCCTGGTACATCCTCGTCACGTCGGTGATGATCCTCGTGGGCTTTCCGCCGCTCATCCTCGGCAGCATCCTGCTGGAGCTGGAGCGCGCGGCCGGCTGGGCCTTCTTCGACGTGAATCGCGGCGGCGACCCGCTGCTGTGGCAGCACCTGTTCTGGCTGTTCGGCCACCCGGAGGTCTACATCATCTTCCTGCCGGCGGCCGGGGTCGTCTCGACGTTGGTGCCCGTGTTCGCCCGCCGTCCGCTGGTCAGCTACCGCTGGACGGTGGTGGCCGTCGTCACCACCGGCTTCATCAGCTTCGGTTTGTGGGTGCACCACATGTTCACGGTCGGCATCCCGTTGCTCGCGATGGCGTTCTTCTCCGCGGCCAGCATGCTGGTCGCCGTGCCCACCGGCATCCAGATCTTCGTGTGGCTGGCCACGTTGTGGACGGGCCGTCCCGAGATGCGCATCCCGATGCTGTGGCTCGTGGGCTTCCTCGTGGTCTTCGTGGCCGGTGGGCTCACCGGCGTGATGCTGGCTCTCGTGCCCTTCGACTGGCAAGTGCACGACACGCATTTCGTCGTGGCGCACATGCACTACGTGCTCGTCGGGGGGGTGCTCTTTCCGCTGCTGGCCGGGCTGTACTACTGGCTGCCTCTGGCCACCGGCCGCATGCCAACGGAATGGCTGGCCCGGTGGGGCTTCTGGCTCACGTTCATCGGCTTCAACGGCACCTTCCTGGTCATGCATTGGACGGGGCTGCTCGGCATGCCGCGCCGCATCTACACCTACGAGGCCGGCCTGGGCTGGGAGCTGCCGAACCTCGTGTCCTCGATCTTCGGCTTCGTGATGGCGGCGGGCATCGCGATGGTCGTCGTCGACCTCGCCACGCACGCCCGCGTCGGCCGGCGCGCCCCGCGCAACCCGTGGGGCGCGGACACGCTGGAGTGGGCCTGCGCCATGCCGCCCGCACCGTACAACTTCGCCAGCCAAGCGCGCATCGAGGCCCGCCATCCCTTGTGGGAGCAACCTCGACTGCCCGAGAGCATCGAGCGCGGCATGCATGCGCTGGCCCATGCACGGCACGGCCGCCGCGAAACCTTCGGCACGGACCCGATCACCGGCGAGCCTCGCGAGGTGATCCACCTGCCCGGCAACTCCTGGTGGCCGCTGACGGCAGCCGCCGCCATCGGGCTGGTGTGCATCGGGCTGCTGACCAAGGTCCATGCCCTCGCGATCGTCGCCGCGATCGCGGCCTTCGCGGCCTTGCTGCGGTGGTCGTGGGAGAACGGCATGCACCC
Encoded proteins:
- a CDS encoding CopD family protein, with the protein product MHAPTEMPWLKLLHIVALVLWCASLLYLAAALAGSARPAPDASAAPLPLRALFTLAATPAALLAIASGTAVFVADFTLGVWLVAKLTAVAGLVLVHAWCGVLTIRLEGGGDARAIRRGAAFAGFAGIGLILAVLWLVLAKPL
- a CDS encoding alpha/beta hydrolase, whose amino-acid sequence is MLLLHGAGGDESSLAPLVPLLPPDVGVALVRAPLAAAQGGYAWYTLRETALGLRPDTDQAEAARQLLLRFIDQLRQVHPFDPRQLYVAGFSQGAVIAASVGLTRPDKVAAIGMLSGRILSQVKWQLAPTDQLARLHAFLAHGGADDVIPCEHAVDTMHTLAEHRVRLVYRDYPGGHEISHEMARDFAAWVAQRARVAYEPPR
- a CDS encoding NADPH-dependent 2,4-dienoyl-CoA reductase is translated as MLADHTPYPHLLAPLDLGFTTLRNRVLMGSMHTGLEDGRRLDKLAVYFAERARGGVGLIVTGGFAPNVAGWVKPFAGRMSSRAAVSRHREVTQAVHAEGGKIALQILHTGRYAYHPFAVAPSPLKAPISPFRPRELSARGVQRQIDAFVRSAVLAREAGYDGVEIMGSEGYLINQFLAACTNQRTDEWGGSYDKRMRFAVEIVQRTREAVGPDFILIFRLSMLDLVPGGSTWDEVVALARAVERAGATLINTGIGWHEARVPTIATSVPRAAFTWLTRKMKGEVGIPLVTTNRINTPEVAEAILARGDADMVSMARPLLADAEFVRKAAEGRADEINTCIACNQACLDHIFVNKTATCLVNPRACRETELVWGPVRRKRRLAVVGAGPAGLAAATVLAERGHEVDLYEAAEEIGGQLNMAKVVPGKEEFHETLRYFGKRLALTGVRVHLGSRATAESLLARGYDEVILATGVVPRDPRIPGQQHPKVLSYIDVLRHRKPVGRRVAIVGAGGIGFDVAEYLVHDGHSSTLDLQAWLAEWGVADPAAARGGVEGVMPRISPPAREVYLLQRTEGKLGARLGKTTGWIHRTSLKHKQVRMIGGVHYEEIGDRGLLISRGERREDPTWLEVDHVVLCAGQEPQRELEAGLRAGGVPVHLIGGAHVAAELDAKRAIEEGTRLAASVQ
- the coxB gene encoding cytochrome c oxidase subunit II, with translation MDPAGPAARDIAQLWWWMLGYGSIVWLVVVALWCYALLRNSRQRDEASSRRTAARWIWGGGVLLPFVSIALLLAFGIPAGRVPADARVPPLHVEVTGYRWGWDVRYPASGRQLAGELVLPVGRTVAVDVSTRDVIHGFWVPRLGVKVDAIPGRTHRVHLRADRAGVFHAPCAEFCGPGHAHMSLRVQALPAEEFERWLHSEGPTAAPASTPAPAPAASTATAPVAR
- a CDS encoding DUF2231 domain-containing protein codes for the protein MPRQEEPIASRAAIAGHPLHPMMIHFPVAALIGLVAVDVAFLRSADPFWARAGVWLAGVGALGGWAASIAGLIDLYTVARIRRLITASCHAIIAVMMLSVATMNWLLRVGDAGAMVRPWGLYLSLLTAVLIALAAYLGGRLVYEHTVGVDTSE
- the ctaD gene encoding cytochrome c oxidase subunit I, with product MTTNPPARDPADLHAELERVWRNPTGWRALTIVNHTTVGLRFMVTGFVFFLVAGVLAMLMRSQLALPGQSFMSAQAYQQAFTAHGTMMMFLFAVPMVEGLACYLIPKMIGARDLVFPRLGAFGYWCYLFGGVIFTSSLVLGLAPDSGWFMYTPLSSRTYSPGVNADFWLIGITFVEISSVAGAVELLVSILRTRAPGMALHRMPIFAWYILVTSVMILVGFPPLILGSILLELERAAGWAFFDVNRGGDPLLWQHLFWLFGHPEVYIIFLPAAGVVSTLVPVFARRPLVSYRWTVVAVVTTGFISFGLWVHHMFTVGIPLLAMAFFSAASMLVAVPTGIQIFVWLATLWTGRPEMRIPMLWLVGFLVVFVAGGLTGVMLALVPFDWQVHDTHFVVAHMHYVLVGGVLFPLLAGLYYWLPLATGRMPTEWLARWGFWLTFIGFNGTFLVMHWTGLLGMPRRIYTYEAGLGWELPNLVSSIFGFVMAAGIAMVVVDLATHARVGRRAPRNPWGADTLEWACAMPPAPYNFASQARIEARHPLWEQPRLPESIERGMHALAHARHGRRETFGTDPITGEPREVIHLPGNSWWPLTAAAAIGLVCIGLLTKVHALAIVAAIAAFAALLRWSWENGMHPSCAPQDDDVPPGLRLHSRTFDGPGLWGMGSTLLADTALYGSLVFGWLYLWVVAPEFEPPAQSPVSATALAAAAALATAAAGSLRHVQAHLRRGHDGRLVPGLVLATLLGAAHCAVLGWQIAQAPLVPQRSAHDAVMIFMLIYAVVHGALATVTTALQVLRVRHRYVGAFAPYEPAVLLQLWWFSAGIAWATALVLPGAPLVLGVLR